Proteins from one Dysgonomonas sp. HDW5A genomic window:
- a CDS encoding two-component regulator propeller domain-containing protein → MKKLILSLLFAFSCMFLHSIYFKHIGVKDGLSQLSVLSIHQDKLGRIWFGTMEGLSIYNGQEVVSYKGNNTLPRLNIQGEKITNITENKDGDIFFMTNDNGLMKYDLKQHEFSRFDGLEVSALSSIDGTIFIASKDTIYTWDEKANNFLFKSAPALGNKITKIFKDHQQQYWIGTISGLYKLSADNTPVNIIADKEIWEVFESSKNELWVGTRMQGMFRIDAKGEITEFLHDAGSHNTISSNQVRTFVEDAAGNIWIGTFAGLNKYNPKTQVFSVYTNNYLSGSLSHTSVFSLLIDRQGSFWIGTYYGGVNFFNPKKDIFTYYAVDPLRDNCLNYPFGGNMVEDRDRNIWICTEGGGLNMLDRKTNRFKYYIADHGDYGPNHNNLKSICYDSIYNKLYMGTHTGGISSYDISTQRFKNYLNEPSLDGLFHSILLQTVFYKGDLYFLDTYGLFKMDIKTAKITPLFALDLYSKYGGVSFIVDSKGYLWISTFMNYIARLNLNDPSEGIKEYYFEDKFTTARSLNLFESKKGDIYVTTLGLGLLKLDKQTGTFASYTAENGQLLSNYCYNVAESKLAHLIVIGDKGISILDPDKGLLKSISISRLLPISSFNRGNGILVCKNGEIFVSTTEGLISFFEEDLYSPDPPYNLYFSNLFVNNNEVLPDDNSHILDDILAYTPKISLDHNQNNLAVTFANNDYANSYNPRWYEYKLEGLDDDWISTNKTSLVYTHLNPGKYTLRVRTQNIYNPTDNKSDEIQLEIVVHAPFYATPFAWIVYMLIFVSLLYAFIYFRQRQIRLEASLQYERKEKEYITSLNKSKLSFFTKISHEFRTPLTLIITQIELLMQGNGLSKSVSDKIQKIYRNSHRMRNLVNEILDFQKMGDVKTQLHVYHADLIPFLKDIYSSFKEKAQAKEIKYCFESSVPSLYCWFDPEQLQKVFYNLLSNAFSYTPKKGSIELIILESKDEITVKVIDNGVGIEKADINKIFDQFYQASNSIKAEDPYMTTGMGLAICKEIVEFHHGKISVESKPDYGSIFIVTFLKGATHFENDSNIKIIRDGYEAVKEDTMPLVGITENDQLESEGIDTISEVRPYTILIVEDNEELSELLESIFAPFYNVMLAYDGKDGLQKATDNMPDIILSDIMMPEMDGTELCLRIKNNINTSHIPVVLLTAQTSDEQNLEGLQKGADDYVVKPFNAKILLTRCNNLIQNRLRQQETFRKQDSIDIQLLANNELDQAFLKKVEAIIDVNLSNQEFDINTLAREMAMGRSSLFAKFKTLTGIGPNEFILNYKLKKAAFMLRHNSNLQINDVADEFGFSSARYFSRCFKLQFNMSPNEYRKKEADN, encoded by the coding sequence ATGAAAAAACTAATACTTTCTCTATTATTTGCTTTTTCCTGCATGTTTTTGCACTCTATATACTTTAAGCATATAGGTGTAAAAGACGGTTTGTCGCAACTGTCGGTTCTGAGTATTCATCAGGACAAACTGGGGCGTATTTGGTTCGGTACAATGGAAGGCTTAAGCATCTACAATGGGCAGGAGGTAGTCAGTTATAAAGGAAATAATACTTTGCCCCGACTCAATATTCAAGGCGAGAAAATAACCAATATTACGGAAAATAAGGATGGTGATATATTCTTCATGACCAATGACAACGGACTGATGAAGTATGACCTCAAGCAGCATGAGTTTTCGAGGTTTGACGGACTTGAAGTTTCAGCACTTTCATCCATTGACGGAACCATTTTTATTGCCTCAAAAGATACCATATACACTTGGGATGAGAAAGCTAATAATTTTCTATTTAAGTCAGCTCCCGCTTTAGGAAATAAAATAACTAAGATTTTCAAAGACCATCAGCAACAATATTGGATAGGAACTATCTCGGGCTTATACAAACTGTCTGCCGATAATACCCCTGTGAATATTATAGCGGATAAAGAAATATGGGAAGTTTTCGAGAGTTCGAAGAATGAGCTGTGGGTAGGAACACGCATGCAGGGTATGTTTAGAATAGATGCAAAAGGAGAAATAACCGAGTTTCTACACGATGCCGGATCACATAATACTATTAGCAGTAATCAGGTCAGAACCTTTGTCGAAGATGCTGCAGGAAACATCTGGATAGGAACTTTTGCCGGCTTAAATAAGTACAATCCTAAAACACAAGTATTCAGCGTTTACACAAATAATTATCTGTCGGGTAGCCTTTCTCACACTTCCGTGTTTTCGCTCTTAATAGATCGGCAGGGTTCATTTTGGATAGGAACGTACTATGGAGGCGTTAATTTCTTTAATCCCAAGAAAGATATTTTTACATATTATGCGGTGGATCCCCTTCGGGACAATTGCCTGAACTATCCCTTTGGAGGTAATATGGTCGAAGATCGCGATCGCAATATCTGGATATGTACCGAAGGAGGGGGATTGAATATGCTGGATCGGAAAACAAATCGATTCAAATACTATATAGCCGATCATGGCGATTATGGTCCTAATCATAATAATCTGAAAAGTATCTGTTACGATTCTATTTATAATAAGCTGTACATGGGTACCCATACCGGAGGTATAAGCAGTTACGATATTTCGACCCAAAGGTTTAAGAATTATCTGAATGAACCGAGCTTGGATGGACTTTTTCACTCTATTCTTTTACAGACTGTATTTTATAAAGGCGACCTTTATTTTCTGGATACCTACGGGTTATTTAAGATGGATATCAAAACAGCTAAAATAACACCCTTATTTGCCCTCGATTTATATTCAAAATACGGAGGAGTAAGCTTTATTGTCGATTCGAAAGGATACTTGTGGATATCTACTTTCATGAATTATATAGCCCGGTTGAATCTCAATGACCCATCAGAAGGTATAAAAGAATATTACTTTGAAGATAAGTTTACTACAGCACGATCTCTGAATCTTTTTGAATCGAAAAAAGGGGATATATATGTGACGACTTTAGGGCTTGGTCTCCTCAAATTAGACAAGCAAACAGGCACGTTTGCTTCTTACACAGCCGAAAATGGACAATTGTTGAGTAATTATTGTTATAATGTAGCCGAATCTAAGCTCGCGCATTTAATTGTAATCGGAGATAAAGGAATTTCTATTTTAGACCCTGATAAAGGACTACTAAAGTCTATCAGTATCAGCCGTTTATTGCCTATTTCTTCATTCAATAGGGGCAATGGAATACTGGTTTGTAAAAATGGCGAAATATTTGTCAGTACAACCGAAGGGCTTATCTCTTTTTTCGAAGAAGATTTGTACTCGCCCGACCCTCCTTATAATCTGTACTTCTCGAATCTCTTTGTCAATAACAATGAAGTCTTGCCCGATGATAACTCTCATATTTTGGATGATATATTAGCATATACACCCAAAATATCTTTAGATCATAACCAGAACAATTTGGCAGTCACTTTTGCGAATAATGATTATGCCAATTCATATAATCCCCGTTGGTATGAATACAAACTCGAAGGACTCGATGATGATTGGATCTCTACCAATAAGACATCTTTGGTTTATACTCATCTGAATCCCGGAAAGTATACTCTGAGAGTGAGAACGCAAAATATTTATAATCCCACCGATAACAAATCGGACGAAATACAATTGGAGATTGTTGTACATGCTCCTTTTTATGCGACACCATTTGCATGGATTGTATATATGCTGATTTTTGTATCGTTGTTATACGCATTTATTTATTTCAGGCAAAGACAAATAAGACTGGAAGCTTCGCTTCAATATGAACGGAAAGAAAAAGAATATATAACCTCTTTAAATAAATCGAAGCTCTCGTTCTTTACCAAAATTAGCCACGAATTTCGTACACCTCTTACGCTTATTATAACTCAGATCGAGTTGCTGATGCAAGGCAATGGATTGTCAAAATCGGTGTCGGATAAAATACAGAAAATATATAGGAATTCTCATCGAATGCGTAATCTGGTGAATGAAATTCTTGATTTTCAGAAAATGGGAGACGTGAAAACACAATTGCATGTTTATCATGCAGATCTAATTCCTTTTCTGAAAGATATCTATTCCTCCTTTAAAGAGAAAGCACAAGCCAAAGAGATTAAATATTGCTTCGAGTCATCAGTACCAAGTTTGTACTGTTGGTTTGATCCGGAGCAATTACAAAAAGTATTTTACAATCTGTTATCCAATGCCTTTAGCTATACCCCCAAAAAGGGAAGTATAGAATTAATAATACTGGAGTCGAAAGATGAAATAACCGTAAAAGTTATCGACAATGGAGTGGGGATTGAAAAGGCAGATATAAACAAAATATTCGATCAGTTCTATCAGGCAAGCAATAGTATTAAGGCAGAAGATCCGTATATGACAACAGGAATGGGACTTGCCATTTGTAAAGAGATTGTAGAGTTTCATCACGGAAAGATTTCGGTTGAAAGTAAGCCCGATTATGGAAGTATATTTATAGTTACTTTTCTAAAAGGGGCAACCCATTTTGAGAATGATAGTAATATTAAGATAATCAGGGATGGATACGAAGCAGTTAAAGAAGATACAATGCCCTTAGTAGGAATTACCGAAAATGATCAGCTCGAAAGTGAAGGAATCGATACCATTTCCGAGGTTAGACCCTATACTATTCTGATAGTGGAAGATAACGAAGAATTATCGGAACTGTTGGAGTCTATTTTTGCACCCTTCTATAATGTAATGCTTGCATATGATGGAAAGGACGGGTTGCAAAAAGCAACTGATAATATGCCCGATATTATATTGAGTGATATTATGATGCCCGAAATGGATGGAACAGAATTATGTCTGCGAATCAAAAATAATATAAATACAAGCCATATCCCCGTAGTTTTACTGACGGCTCAGACATCGGATGAGCAGAATCTGGAAGGTTTGCAAAAAGGAGCAGACGATTATGTTGTTAAACCATTTAATGCCAAAATATTACTGACCCGATGCAATAATTTAATACAAAATAGATTACGTCAGCAGGAAACTTTCCGAAAACAAGATTCGATTGATATTCAACTTTTGGCAAATAATGAGCTGGATCAGGCTTTTCTGAAAAAAGTAGAAGCAATCATAGATGTTAATTTAAGTAATCAGGAATTTGATATAAATACCTTAGCACGTGAGATGGCTATGGGACGCAGCTCATTGTTTGCCAAGTTTAAAACTCTTACCGGAATCGGACCCAATGAGTTTATTTTGAACTATAAATTGAAGAAAGCAGCATTTATGTTGCGTCACAATAGCAATCTGCAAATAAATGATGTCGCCGATGAATTTGGTTTCAGCTCGGCACGCTATTTCAGTCGTTGTTTTAAGCTTCAATTCAATATGTCGCCCAATGAATACCGTAAAAAAGAGGCCGATAATTGA
- a CDS encoding glycoside hydrolase family 3 C-terminal domain-containing protein: MRYLLTYSLLSLSLFAAAQQDPRIPPAKDLVTYQLPKNSIYHKGWIDFNKNGKMDVYEDPSATIEARIEDLLSQMNVDEKTCQMVTLYGYKRVLADDLPTADWKNKLWKDGMGAIDEHLNGFQQWGLPPSDNPFVWPASRHAWALNEVQRFFIEETRLGIPTDFTNEGIRGVESYIATNFPTQLGLGHTWNRDLVNKVGYITGREGRLLGYTNIYAPILDVGRDQRWGRYEEVYGESPYLVAELGIAMTKGVQKDYQVASTAKHYIAYSNNKGGREGMARVDPQMSPREVENIHVYPWKRVIKEAGSLGVMSSYNDYDGFPIQSSYYWLTTVLRKEMGFKGYVVSDSDAVEYLHSKHGTSADMKESVRQSVEAGLNVRCTFRSPDSYVLPLRELIHEGGISMETIDDRVRDILRVKFLVGLFDAPYQMDLKAADKEVNSLENQQIALQASRESLVLLKNENNTLPLSKDKIKTISICGPNADDASYALTHYGPLAVEVSSVLDGITDKVGKNTEILYTKGCDLVDANWPESEILPSPLTSDEQAEIDKAVANALKSDVAIVVLGGNNRTCGENKSRSSLDLPGRQLNLLQAVQATGKPVILIMINGRPNSINWADKYVPAILEAWYPGSQGGTAIADVLFGDYNPGGKLTVTFPKTVGQIPFNFPAKPASQVDGGKTVGMQGNMSRVNGALYPFGYGLSYTTFKYSDLSISPAVATPKQEVTVRCKITNTGNRDGDEVVQLYTRDILSSVTTYEKNLRGFERVHLKAGETKEVSFTLYPRDFELLNLDNNWVIEPGDFRIMIGASSEDIRLKDILTIAAYGEQTVQKKIAGVNESVAMVLDNNNNTEWNGVSGDYLTFVMEENAQPDKMSIYWKAIEHPAAFEIQLSSGGGQFLTVYKGEIKEAEKLSTYSFPKTIASDVRIAITSGKASIAEVKLDNIKR, translated from the coding sequence ATGAGATATTTATTAACGTATAGCTTATTAAGCCTTAGTCTATTTGCAGCAGCTCAGCAAGACCCTCGCATACCACCTGCAAAAGATTTAGTAACCTATCAGTTACCTAAAAACTCTATCTACCACAAAGGGTGGATCGACTTCAACAAAAACGGAAAGATGGATGTATATGAAGATCCGTCTGCAACAATAGAGGCACGTATCGAAGACCTTCTGAGCCAGATGAATGTGGATGAAAAAACCTGTCAAATGGTTACTCTGTACGGTTATAAACGGGTTCTAGCCGACGACCTGCCTACTGCCGATTGGAAAAACAAGCTTTGGAAAGACGGTATGGGAGCTATTGACGAACACCTCAACGGGTTTCAGCAATGGGGCTTACCTCCATCCGACAATCCGTTTGTATGGCCTGCCTCTCGTCATGCATGGGCATTGAATGAGGTACAACGATTTTTTATTGAAGAAACACGATTGGGCATTCCTACAGATTTCACTAACGAAGGTATCAGAGGTGTAGAAAGCTACATAGCCACGAACTTCCCGACTCAGTTGGGATTGGGACATACATGGAACAGGGATCTGGTTAATAAAGTTGGATACATTACAGGGCGTGAAGGTCGTTTACTTGGCTACACAAACATATATGCTCCCATATTGGATGTGGGACGCGATCAGCGTTGGGGACGTTACGAAGAGGTATATGGCGAAAGTCCTTATCTGGTAGCCGAACTGGGTATCGCCATGACAAAAGGTGTACAAAAAGATTATCAGGTAGCATCTACTGCCAAACATTATATTGCATACAGTAATAACAAAGGCGGACGTGAGGGTATGGCTCGTGTAGACCCTCAAATGTCGCCCCGAGAAGTCGAGAACATACATGTATACCCTTGGAAACGGGTTATAAAAGAAGCAGGCTCGTTAGGTGTAATGAGTTCTTACAACGATTACGACGGTTTCCCGATACAAAGCAGCTACTATTGGCTCACAACGGTTCTGCGTAAAGAGATGGGATTTAAAGGATATGTAGTTTCGGATAGTGATGCCGTTGAGTATCTGCACTCTAAACACGGTACATCTGCCGATATGAAAGAATCGGTACGTCAATCGGTAGAAGCCGGTTTAAATGTGCGTTGTACATTCCGTTCACCCGATTCGTATGTATTGCCCCTTAGAGAATTGATTCATGAGGGAGGTATCAGTATGGAAACTATTGACGACCGTGTGCGTGATATTCTTCGGGTTAAATTCTTAGTAGGATTATTCGATGCACCTTATCAGATGGATTTAAAGGCTGCCGATAAAGAAGTAAACAGCTTAGAAAATCAGCAGATAGCATTACAGGCATCACGCGAATCTCTTGTGTTACTTAAAAATGAAAACAATACGCTGCCCTTATCAAAAGACAAGATAAAAACAATTAGTATTTGCGGACCTAATGCCGATGATGCTTCGTATGCCTTGACTCACTATGGACCTTTGGCTGTGGAGGTTTCATCGGTATTAGATGGTATCACAGATAAAGTAGGCAAAAACACCGAAATTCTTTATACTAAAGGTTGTGATCTGGTAGATGCTAACTGGCCCGAATCGGAGATTTTACCGAGTCCGCTAACTTCTGACGAACAAGCTGAAATAGACAAAGCGGTTGCCAATGCTTTGAAAAGTGATGTTGCCATAGTAGTATTAGGAGGCAACAACAGGACTTGCGGTGAAAACAAATCACGCTCAAGCCTCGATTTACCGGGACGACAACTCAATCTGTTGCAAGCTGTACAAGCTACAGGAAAGCCTGTTATTTTGATAATGATAAACGGACGCCCCAATTCTATCAACTGGGCGGATAAATATGTTCCTGCCATTTTAGAAGCTTGGTATCCCGGATCGCAAGGTGGGACAGCCATTGCCGATGTGCTTTTCGGCGATTATAATCCGGGAGGTAAATTGACTGTGACATTTCCTAAAACAGTAGGACAAATACCTTTCAACTTTCCCGCAAAACCAGCTTCTCAAGTTGATGGAGGCAAAACGGTAGGTATGCAAGGTAATATGAGCAGGGTAAATGGTGCTTTATATCCCTTCGGGTATGGATTGAGTTATACTACATTCAAATACTCAGATTTATCAATCTCACCTGCTGTAGCTACCCCTAAACAAGAAGTTACCGTTCGCTGTAAAATAACCAATACGGGCAATAGAGACGGCGATGAGGTGGTACAATTGTATACCCGCGACATTCTTAGCTCGGTAACTACATACGAGAAAAACCTTCGGGGTTTTGAACGTGTACATCTAAAAGCCGGAGAGACTAAAGAAGTTTCGTTTACATTATATCCTCGTGATTTCGAGCTGCTAAACTTAGATAACAATTGGGTCATAGAGCCGGGAGATTTCCGCATTATGATCGGGGCTTCGTCCGAGGACATCCGTCTGAAAGATATTCTTACAATAGCTGCTTATGGGGAACAAACGGTTCAAAAGAAGATAGCCGGAGTAAACGAGTCTGTTGCAATGGTATTGGATAACAACAATAATACCGAGTGGAATGGTGTAAGCGGCGACTATCTGACTTTTGTGATGGAGGAAAATGCACAACCCGATAAAATGAGTATTTACTGGAAAGCAATAGAACACCCTGCGGCATTCGAAATTCAATTATCAAGCGGTGGAGGTCAATTCCTTACAGTATACAAAGGAGAGATAAAAGAAGCTGAAAAATTATCGACTTATTCTTTTCCTAAAACCATTGCCAGCGATGTCCGCATTGCTATCACTTCGGGCAAAGCATCTATTGCTGAGGTTAAATTAGATAATATAAAACGTTGA
- a CDS encoding sulfatase yields the protein MKRKNINIVLGGLSLLSLISCKSEKVSTEPTRPNVIYIFPDQMRNHAMEFWSKQGYNDKVNFTGDPVHTPNLNQFADESLVLSSAISNCPLSSPHRGMFLTGMYPENSGVTLNCNSNRPISSLKTETNNISDVFSMAGYDCAYIGKLHADYPTPNDPANPGHYVEDKQPAWDAYTPPERRHGFNYWYSYGTFDVHKHPHYWDTQGKRHDINQWSPIHEADMAIAYLQNKDGVRDPKKPFFMVISMNPPHSPYGSLEDCMEEDYNLYKDKPIDELLIRPNVDLKMKKTRSAPYYFASVTGVDREFGRILQALKDQGLDKNTIVVFTSDHGETMCSQGIEDPKNSPYNEAVNVPFLIRYPEKIKPRVDNLLLSSPDIMPTLLGLCGLGNQIPSTVEGLNHSNIFFGKSENNYRPKGALYIKNADGDKNEEGKVISYFPVSRGIITDQYTLTFTIDKKNKTLKETLLFDNVNDPYQLKNLSPEKNKDIVDQLTYEMARLLKQANDPWFKEEILQDRIPYSKAK from the coding sequence ATGAAGAGAAAAAATATTAATATCGTTTTAGGAGGATTAAGTTTACTCTCTTTAATCAGTTGTAAGTCCGAAAAGGTTAGTACCGAACCTACACGTCCCAACGTCATCTATATATTTCCCGACCAGATGCGCAATCACGCTATGGAATTCTGGAGCAAGCAGGGATATAATGACAAAGTAAATTTCACGGGTGATCCGGTACATACACCCAATCTAAATCAATTCGCAGACGAATCACTTGTATTATCATCTGCCATCAGCAATTGCCCGCTCAGTAGTCCTCACAGGGGAATGTTCCTCACAGGAATGTATCCCGAAAACAGTGGAGTAACACTCAATTGCAACTCAAACCGACCCATCAGCAGTCTCAAAACAGAGACCAACAACATAAGCGATGTTTTCAGCATGGCCGGATACGATTGTGCATACATCGGTAAACTTCATGCAGACTACCCTACTCCAAATGACCCTGCCAATCCGGGGCATTATGTAGAAGATAAACAACCGGCATGGGATGCTTATACCCCACCCGAAAGACGACACGGATTCAACTATTGGTATTCGTACGGAACTTTCGATGTACACAAACACCCTCATTACTGGGATACTCAAGGCAAAAGACACGACATAAATCAGTGGTCGCCCATACATGAGGCAGATATGGCTATTGCTTATTTGCAAAATAAAGATGGAGTACGCGATCCCAAGAAACCATTCTTTATGGTGATAAGTATGAATCCGCCACACAGTCCTTACGGATCGTTAGAGGATTGTATGGAAGAGGATTACAACCTGTATAAAGATAAACCGATTGATGAACTTCTCATTCGTCCAAATGTAGACTTGAAAATGAAAAAGACCCGATCAGCACCCTACTATTTTGCTTCGGTAACAGGTGTCGATAGAGAGTTTGGACGCATACTTCAAGCACTCAAAGATCAGGGTCTGGATAAGAATACCATCGTAGTATTCACGTCAGATCACGGAGAAACCATGTGCAGTCAGGGAATCGAAGATCCTAAAAATTCGCCATACAACGAAGCGGTTAATGTACCTTTCCTGATTCGATATCCGGAGAAAATAAAACCTCGGGTAGATAATTTACTGTTGTCATCACCCGATATAATGCCCACTCTTTTGGGATTATGCGGACTGGGAAATCAAATACCCTCAACGGTAGAAGGCTTGAATCATTCGAATATATTTTTCGGGAAATCGGAAAACAATTACCGCCCCAAAGGAGCCTTATACATAAAAAATGCAGATGGAGATAAAAACGAGGAAGGTAAAGTTATTTCCTATTTTCCTGTATCGAGAGGAATTATTACCGATCAGTATACACTTACATTCACCATCGATAAAAAGAATAAAACACTGAAAGAAACCTTACTGTTTGACAATGTGAACGACCCTTATCAGTTGAAGAATTTATCTCCGGAAAAGAATAAGGACATTGTAGACCAACTTACCTATGAAATGGCCAGATTATTGAAGCAGGCAAACGACCCGTGGTTTAAAGAAGAAATTCTACAAGACAGAATTCCTTACAGTAAAGCTAAATAA
- a CDS encoding heparinase II/III family protein — protein MKNNKHLIVILLLFLTVNMFAYTEKNLLVKKTDIENLKSMLIMNQQWVPYPQYNDRKGWDNLLGNSKADVIKEGEKYLNYQWQVVKATDYLEYERSGNREIMQSPYNKNNQAIVALLMAELAEGKGRFTDQLINGVFQSCEMTSWVLSAHLTAQHSKRILPDYTEQVIDLGSGNLSSALAWTYYFFNNEFDKVDPAISKRLYYELKKRTLDPYMNEDRFWWMAFNLKPGGMVNNWNPWCNFNVLQCFMLLENDKDKLAKAVYRTMQSVDKFINYTHSDGGCEEGPSYWGHAAGKMYDYLQLLSNVTNGQVSIFDEPIIRNMGEYISRSYVGDGWLVNFADASAKGGGNAQLIYRYGKAVNSTEMMQFAAYLEKQEPSTFKADIDIFRALQTLLYRNELNDQKPMYNTPDYTWYPETEFCYIKDKAGLFLATKGGYNNESHNHNDIGTFSLYMNNTPIIIDAGVGTYTRQTFSNERYSIWTMQSNYHNLPVINEVPQAFGSQYKATNVIFNPKSSTFSADISKAYPETAQVKQWIRSYRLKNGILNIEDSFDLKEAMQNNQVNFLTWGDINIDTLGEVYIHVNGQKAILEYDKKGFTPSIETITLDDPRLSNVWGQKIYRVSLHANNTAKKGKYSFVIKKSNK, from the coding sequence ATGAAAAACAATAAACACCTTATCGTCATCCTTTTGCTGTTCCTGACAGTAAATATGTTTGCTTATACCGAGAAAAACCTGCTTGTAAAAAAGACCGACATCGAAAACCTGAAATCTATGCTGATTATGAATCAGCAATGGGTTCCCTATCCTCAATACAACGACAGAAAAGGTTGGGATAATTTATTGGGAAATTCAAAAGCCGACGTGATAAAGGAAGGAGAAAAGTATCTCAATTATCAATGGCAAGTGGTAAAGGCTACCGATTATCTGGAATATGAAAGATCGGGTAACCGCGAAATCATGCAAAGCCCCTATAATAAGAATAATCAAGCTATAGTAGCTTTACTTATGGCTGAACTGGCAGAAGGAAAAGGACGATTTACGGATCAACTTATCAATGGCGTTTTTCAGTCGTGCGAAATGACTTCATGGGTATTATCAGCCCATCTTACAGCACAGCACTCCAAAAGAATCCTACCCGATTATACAGAACAGGTTATTGACTTAGGATCGGGCAACCTCAGTTCGGCATTAGCCTGGACGTATTATTTCTTTAATAACGAATTTGATAAGGTAGACCCGGCTATTTCGAAACGTTTGTATTACGAATTGAAAAAACGCACACTCGATCCATATATGAATGAAGATCGTTTCTGGTGGATGGCATTCAACCTGAAACCGGGAGGCATGGTAAACAACTGGAATCCGTGGTGCAACTTCAATGTATTGCAATGCTTTATGCTTCTCGAAAATGATAAGGATAAACTGGCTAAAGCCGTATACCGAACCATGCAATCGGTCGATAAATTTATCAACTATACCCACTCCGACGGAGGATGTGAGGAAGGGCCTTCGTATTGGGGACATGCTGCCGGTAAGATGTACGATTACCTGCAACTGCTTAGCAATGTAACCAACGGGCAAGTTTCGATATTCGACGAACCTATCATCCGCAATATGGGCGAGTATATTTCGAGATCGTACGTAGGTGACGGATGGCTTGTCAACTTTGCAGATGCTTCGGCAAAAGGCGGAGGAAATGCACAATTAATTTACAGATACGGAAAAGCTGTAAACAGTACCGAGATGATGCAATTTGCAGCTTATCTCGAAAAACAGGAACCTTCGACCTTCAAAGCGGATATCGATATTTTCAGAGCCTTACAGACCCTGCTCTACAGAAACGAACTGAATGACCAAAAACCAATGTATAATACTCCTGATTATACCTGGTATCCTGAAACAGAATTTTGCTATATAAAAGATAAGGCTGGATTATTTTTAGCAACTAAAGGGGGCTATAACAATGAAAGCCATAATCATAACGACATAGGTACATTCTCTCTTTATATGAATAATACGCCCATAATTATAGATGCAGGAGTAGGTACATATACAAGGCAAACATTCAGTAACGAAAGGTACTCTATATGGACTATGCAAAGTAACTACCATAACCTTCCTGTAATTAATGAAGTACCTCAGGCATTCGGATCACAATACAAGGCAACCAACGTTATCTTTAATCCCAAGAGCAGTACTTTTTCGGCAGACATATCCAAAGCTTATCCCGAGACTGCACAAGTAAAACAGTGGATACGCTCTTACAGGCTGAAAAACGGAATACTCAATATTGAAGATTCTTTCGACTTGAAAGAAGCGATGCAAAATAATCAGGTTAACTTCCTGACATGGGGAGACATCAACATAGATACTCTTGGCGAAGTGTATATACATGTCAATGGACAGAAAGCTATTTTAGAATATGATAAAAAGGGCTTTACTCCAAGTATAGAAACTATCACCTTAGACGATCCCCGCCTCTCCAATGTATGGGGACAGAAAATATACAGGGTATCTCTTCATGCTAATAACACAGCAAAAAAAGGAAAGTACTCTTTTGTGATTAAGAAAAGTAACAAATAG